A window of the Gordonia humi genome harbors these coding sequences:
- a CDS encoding UPF0182 family protein produces the protein MVASRGPIRRPTLSRRSKILIGIGVALLLILLIGPRLVSLITDWLWYSDLGYSNVMSTMVWTRVVSFIVAGIVVGGIVFAGVYAAYRGRPDFVPMSGPGDPLERYRAVAGAKPWLTALIPAVLVGLIGGLIGQASWTTIQTFLHAESFGEKDPQFGMDIGFYAFTLPFIRLVLNLAFVAVGIAFVGNLLTHYVFGGIRLGGGGRRGMVSNSARIQLAVIIGLFILLKAVGYWLDRYDLLSSDRRGDIFTGGTYTDINVMLPAKLILMAIAIVCALAFFAAVFLRDLRIPAMATVLMLLSALVIGVIWPAAMEQFSVKPSAATKEADYISRNIAATTSAYRIREGKEVEYEPNWTQDPATPAAVNGDVATLSNIRVLDPAVVSKAFVQRQSLRNFYGFPSQLAVDRYMVADDGGGPQKQMRDFVVAARELDPSRFNEDQQNWINKHTVYTHGNGFIAAPANTVDAPPTDAASSDSGGLPKFYVSDLNTIGKPDYKDAPIQVKQPRIYFGELIANVDPDYAIVGSENGDKKEYDSDDVRYTYTGGGGVSLGNFGSRLLYAIKYGERNFLLSDAINGNSRILYNRDPRDRVSKVAPWLKTDSKTYPAVMADGSIKWIVDGYTTLKSYPYAQQMPLAAATTDSRAQTAGQSGRTQVDEDVAYVRNSVKATVDAYTGKVELYQFDESDPVLKTWMKVFPGTVKPKSELAKQTDLMNHLRYPEDLFKLQRELLTKYHVRNSSDFYQANNFWSVPSDPVADDSNLPQPPYYFTAASPNNDKPSFQLTSVTTPLRRQNLAAYITAASDPDDYGKLTVKMTPTSGQQTEGPRQVFEALKSAVAREITLVAGSVNVIYGNLLTLPVGKNGVLYVQPVYTESKAADSAMPKVFRMLTYYKTPAGKVEIGAAPTIGEALMQSGIDPRLATEPEAERPEGDQGEQQTPGGTTAQPTPPSDTPNEASVEALQKAVDQMTEAEKSGDLGKIGDALKNLKEALAKYNGGN, from the coding sequence GTGGTTGCTTCGCGTGGTCCGATACGACGACCTACGCTGTCCCGCCGATCGAAGATACTGATCGGAATCGGTGTCGCGCTTCTGCTGATACTGCTGATCGGTCCGAGGCTGGTGTCGCTGATCACCGACTGGCTCTGGTACTCGGACCTGGGCTATTCGAACGTCATGTCCACCATGGTGTGGACGCGCGTCGTGTCGTTCATCGTCGCGGGCATCGTCGTCGGCGGCATCGTGTTCGCCGGTGTGTACGCCGCCTACCGCGGCCGCCCGGACTTCGTGCCGATGTCCGGTCCCGGTGATCCGTTGGAGCGGTACCGGGCCGTCGCCGGCGCCAAGCCGTGGCTCACCGCACTGATCCCGGCCGTCCTGGTCGGACTGATCGGCGGACTCATCGGACAGGCGTCCTGGACGACCATCCAGACGTTCCTGCACGCCGAGTCGTTCGGCGAGAAGGACCCGCAGTTCGGGATGGACATCGGGTTCTACGCGTTCACGCTGCCGTTCATCCGGCTGGTGCTCAACCTCGCGTTCGTCGCGGTGGGCATCGCCTTCGTCGGCAATCTGTTGACGCACTACGTCTTCGGCGGCATCCGCCTGGGCGGCGGCGGTCGACGCGGGATGGTGTCGAACAGCGCGCGCATCCAGCTCGCCGTGATCATCGGCCTGTTCATCCTGCTGAAGGCGGTGGGCTACTGGCTCGACCGGTACGACCTGCTCAGCAGTGATCGCCGAGGCGACATCTTCACCGGCGGCACCTACACCGACATCAACGTGATGCTGCCCGCCAAGCTGATCCTGATGGCGATCGCGATCGTGTGCGCGTTGGCGTTCTTCGCCGCCGTGTTCCTGCGCGATCTGCGGATCCCGGCCATGGCCACCGTTCTGATGCTGCTGTCGGCGCTGGTCATCGGCGTCATCTGGCCCGCCGCGATGGAACAGTTCTCGGTCAAGCCGAGCGCGGCGACCAAGGAGGCCGACTACATCAGTCGCAACATCGCGGCGACCACTTCTGCCTACCGGATCCGGGAGGGCAAGGAGGTCGAGTACGAGCCGAACTGGACGCAGGACCCCGCGACGCCCGCCGCGGTCAACGGCGACGTCGCCACGTTGTCGAACATCCGTGTCCTCGATCCGGCCGTCGTCTCGAAGGCCTTCGTGCAGCGCCAGTCGCTTCGCAACTTCTACGGCTTCCCCAGCCAGCTGGCCGTCGACCGGTACATGGTGGCCGACGACGGTGGCGGCCCGCAGAAGCAGATGCGCGACTTCGTCGTCGCCGCGCGTGAGCTCGACCCGTCGAGGTTCAACGAGGATCAGCAGAACTGGATCAACAAGCACACCGTGTACACGCACGGCAACGGATTCATCGCCGCGCCCGCCAACACGGTCGACGCGCCGCCGACCGACGCGGCGAGCTCGGACAGCGGCGGTCTGCCCAAGTTCTACGTCTCGGACCTGAACACGATCGGCAAGCCGGATTACAAGGACGCGCCGATCCAGGTGAAGCAGCCGCGCATCTACTTCGGCGAGCTCATCGCCAACGTCGACCCCGACTATGCGATCGTCGGATCGGAGAACGGCGACAAGAAGGAGTACGACTCCGACGACGTCCGCTACACGTACACCGGCGGTGGCGGCGTCTCGCTCGGAAACTTCGGTTCCCGACTCTTGTACGCAATCAAGTACGGCGAGCGGAACTTCCTGTTGTCGGATGCGATCAACGGGAACTCCCGGATCCTCTACAACCGTGATCCCCGGGACCGCGTGTCGAAGGTCGCGCCGTGGTTGAAGACCGATTCGAAGACGTATCCGGCGGTCATGGCCGACGGATCGATCAAGTGGATCGTCGACGGCTACACGACGTTGAAGAGCTACCCGTACGCGCAGCAGATGCCGCTGGCGGCGGCCACGACCGATTCGCGGGCACAGACCGCGGGCCAGTCGGGTCGGACGCAGGTCGACGAGGACGTCGCATACGTCCGCAATTCGGTGAAGGCCACCGTCGACGCGTACACGGGCAAGGTGGAGCTGTATCAGTTCGACGAGAGCGATCCCGTCCTCAAGACCTGGATGAAGGTGTTCCCCGGGACGGTCAAGCCCAAGTCGGAACTGGCCAAGCAGACCGACCTGATGAATCACCTCCGCTACCCGGAGGACCTGTTCAAACTGCAGCGGGAACTGCTGACGAAGTATCACGTCCGGAACTCGTCCGACTTCTATCAGGCGAACAACTTCTGGTCGGTGCCGAGCGATCCGGTCGCCGATGACAGCAACCTGCCGCAGCCGCCGTACTACTTCACCGCGGCGAGTCCGAACAACGACAAGCCGTCCTTCCAGTTGACGTCGGTCACGACGCCGCTGCGCCGCCAGAACCTGGCCGCGTACATCACGGCGGCGTCCGACCCGGACGACTACGGCAAGTTGACCGTCAAGATGACGCCGACCAGCGGTCAGCAGACCGAGGGGCCGCGGCAGGTGTTCGAGGCGTTGAAGAGCGCCGTCGCGCGGGAGATCACCCTCGTCGCGGGGTCGGTCAACGTCATCTACGGCAACCTGTTGACGCTGCCGGTCGGTAAGAACGGCGTGCTGTACGTGCAGCCGGTGTACACCGAGTCGAAGGCCGCCGACTCGGCGATGCCGAAGGTCTTCCGGATGTTGACCTACTACAAGACGCCTGCGGGCAAGGTCGAGATCGGAGCGGCTCCGACCATCGGCGAGGCGTTGATGCAGTCCGGCATCGATCCGCGTCTGGCGACCGAACCGGAGGCCGAGCGTCCGGAGGGCGATCAGGGCGAGCAGCAGACGCCCGGTGGCACGACCGCGCAGCCGACTCCGCCGTCCGATACTCCGAACGAGGCGTCCGTCGAGGCGCTTCAGAAGGCCGTCGATCAGATGACGGAGGCGGAGAAGAGCGGTGACCTCGGGAAGATCGGCGATGCGCTGAAGAATCTCAAGGAAGCCCTCGCGAAGTACAACGGCGGCAACTGA
- a CDS encoding PPA1309 family protein, which produces MTSGASSFQRFSQADLGNALAQCAGYVAAGPWGSPAVLFGLVPTSLLAEQAPDLVDAADDSALSPIVQESGDVDLEELLTSVSWPDAVVGCAIVTEITVLPPDAESALDDAFEPLLADPEAADAAARDAAHTHPERRDARLIAGVLRTGQRMALLSLRAREGEDPAVEADLRTHPTLAPNVLDALASTF; this is translated from the coding sequence GTGACTTCTGGCGCCTCGTCTTTCCAACGATTCTCTCAGGCCGATCTCGGCAACGCACTCGCCCAGTGCGCGGGCTACGTCGCGGCGGGTCCGTGGGGGTCTCCGGCGGTCCTGTTCGGACTGGTCCCGACCTCGCTGCTCGCCGAGCAGGCGCCCGATCTCGTCGACGCCGCCGACGACTCGGCACTGAGCCCGATCGTCCAGGAGTCCGGCGACGTCGACCTCGAAGAGCTCCTGACCTCCGTCTCCTGGCCGGACGCGGTGGTCGGCTGCGCGATCGTCACCGAGATCACGGTGCTCCCTCCCGATGCGGAGTCGGCCCTCGATGACGCGTTCGAGCCTCTGCTGGCCGATCCGGAGGCCGCGGACGCCGCCGCACGCGATGCCGCCCACACTCACCCGGAGCGTCGCGACGCCCGACTCATCGCCGGGGTGCTGCGCACGGGTCAGCGCATGGCCCTGCTGTCGTTGCGGGCACGCGAGGGTGAGGACCCGGCCGTCGAAGCCGATCTGCGAACCCATCCGACGCTCGCCCCCAACGTGCTGGACGCCCTGGCGTCGACGTTCTGA
- a CDS encoding YlbL family protein has translation MMSNPSHRRMITIYVAVALLAVFIGLGMFVRVPYVALGPGPTVNTLGTIETEQGPQRVVTVDGAVDPNPKGHLNLTTVSLLDGLTLFQAIGKWLSPSSELQPRELQYKPGQSQDEVRQENLQQMTTSEDDATLAALNFLNKPTAVGVKEVVDKGPASGVLREGDRITSIGGTAVTTMEEMSAAIGHREPGETVDVEFLRDGKPQTAQVKLSERPDRPGAAYIGVTMRSVPADPRLDVTFDIGDIGGPSAGTMMTLAIIDQMTPGDLSHGEFVAGTGTIDPSGKVGPIGGIDHKIKAAKDAGATVFLVPSENCSLATSKAPDGIELVKIDTLTGAVDALNTLGTDKPRPHC, from the coding sequence ATGATGAGCAATCCCAGCCACCGCAGGATGATCACCATCTATGTGGCGGTCGCTCTGCTGGCGGTGTTCATCGGCCTCGGCATGTTCGTCCGCGTCCCCTATGTGGCGCTCGGCCCGGGACCGACCGTGAACACCCTCGGAACCATCGAGACCGAGCAGGGGCCGCAGCGAGTGGTGACGGTGGACGGCGCCGTCGACCCGAATCCGAAGGGGCACCTGAATCTGACGACGGTGTCGCTGCTCGACGGGCTGACGCTCTTCCAGGCGATCGGCAAGTGGCTGTCGCCGTCGTCGGAGCTGCAGCCACGCGAACTCCAGTACAAGCCGGGGCAGAGCCAGGACGAGGTGCGGCAGGAGAATCTGCAGCAGATGACGACTTCGGAGGACGATGCGACCCTCGCCGCACTCAACTTCTTGAACAAGCCGACCGCGGTGGGCGTCAAGGAGGTCGTCGACAAGGGGCCCGCCTCCGGGGTGCTGCGTGAGGGCGACCGCATCACCTCCATCGGCGGCACCGCGGTGACGACGATGGAGGAGATGAGCGCCGCGATCGGTCACCGCGAGCCGGGAGAGACCGTCGACGTCGAGTTCCTCCGCGACGGGAAGCCGCAGACCGCCCAGGTGAAGCTGAGCGAACGCCCGGATCGGCCGGGTGCGGCCTACATCGGGGTGACGATGCGCTCGGTCCCCGCCGACCCGCGACTGGATGTGACCTTCGACATCGGAGACATCGGCGGACCGTCGGCGGGCACCATGATGACGTTGGCGATCATCGATCAGATGACGCCCGGCGACCTGTCGCACGGTGAGTTCGTGGCGGGCACCGGCACCATCGACCCGTCCGGCAAGGTCGGTCCGATCGGCGGCATCGACCACAAGATCAAGGCGGCCAAGGATGCGGGCGCCACCGTGTTCCTGGTGCCGTCGGAGAACTGCTCGCTGGCCACGTCGAAGGCGCCTGACGGCATCGAGCTGGTCAAGATCGACACCCTTACCGGCGCGGTCGACGCGTTGAACACGCTCGGCACGGACAAGCCGCGCCCGCACTGTTAG
- a CDS encoding zinc-dependent metalloprotease: MNDLPFGFSSSGSGDDDHDDNGRNQGPAGGFDPDMLGQLFNQLGSMFSGMGAGMGQGGPSGAVNYEVAANLARQQIGSFTPMLEKEATAVADAVRLAELWLDDQTTLPAGITTTAAWTPVDWLENTMPTWRTLCDPIAEQMARGMTDNLPEEAKAMAGPMMGMLGQLSGSMYGSQLGQGLGTLAKDVLTSTDIGLPLAPENTGVLLPEAIARFSEGLDLPAQEIIVFVAAREAAHVRLFSHVPWLKQRLLATVEQYARGISIDFSGMQDLAQGIDPQELFTNHEKMEELMGSAAAFEPKTTPEQQAALSRLETLLALIEGWVETVVSDALGDRIPATAALTETMRRRRATGGPAEQTFATLIGLDLRPRKLREAADLWRRLAEASDVTTRDGVWGHPDLLPDADDIDAPAGFIDSVIGGGTSTFDDPIAELERTIAKEKEKEERGEDDASS; this comes from the coding sequence ATGAACGATCTCCCCTTCGGATTCTCCTCGAGCGGCTCGGGCGACGACGACCACGACGACAACGGCCGGAATCAGGGCCCGGCGGGCGGATTCGACCCGGATATGCTCGGTCAACTGTTCAATCAGCTCGGCAGCATGTTCAGCGGCATGGGCGCGGGCATGGGTCAGGGCGGACCGTCGGGCGCGGTGAACTACGAGGTCGCGGCGAACCTCGCGCGGCAGCAGATCGGCTCGTTCACCCCGATGCTCGAGAAGGAGGCGACCGCCGTCGCCGACGCCGTGCGCCTGGCCGAACTGTGGCTCGACGATCAGACGACCCTGCCCGCGGGCATCACCACCACCGCGGCGTGGACACCCGTCGACTGGCTGGAGAACACGATGCCGACCTGGCGGACGCTCTGCGATCCGATCGCCGAGCAGATGGCCCGCGGTATGACCGACAACCTGCCCGAAGAGGCCAAGGCGATGGCCGGCCCGATGATGGGCATGCTCGGTCAACTGTCGGGAAGCATGTACGGCAGTCAGCTCGGTCAGGGTCTCGGCACGCTCGCCAAGGACGTTCTGACCTCCACCGACATCGGTCTGCCGCTGGCCCCGGAGAACACCGGTGTGCTGCTTCCCGAGGCGATCGCCCGTTTCTCGGAGGGGCTCGACCTGCCCGCGCAGGAGATCATCGTCTTCGTCGCCGCCCGGGAAGCCGCGCACGTCCGTCTGTTCTCGCACGTCCCGTGGCTCAAGCAACGTCTCCTCGCCACCGTCGAGCAGTACGCGCGCGGCATCAGCATCGACTTCTCCGGAATGCAGGATCTGGCGCAGGGCATCGACCCGCAGGAACTGTTCACCAACCACGAGAAGATGGAGGAGCTGATGGGGTCGGCGGCAGCGTTCGAGCCGAAGACCACACCCGAGCAGCAGGCCGCGCTCAGCCGCCTCGAGACCCTCCTGGCGCTGATCGAGGGCTGGGTCGAGACCGTCGTCTCCGATGCTCTCGGCGACCGGATCCCGGCGACCGCGGCCCTCACCGAGACCATGCGTCGACGCCGCGCCACGGGCGGACCCGCCGAGCAGACGTTCGCCACTCTGATCGGTCTGGACCTGCGTCCACGCAAGCTCCGCGAGGCCGCCGACCTGTGGCGCAGACTCGCCGAAGCGTCCGACGTGACCACGCGCGACGGGGTCTGGGGCCACCCCGACCTGCTGCCCGACGCCGACGACATCGACGCGCCCGCAGGCTTCATCGACTCGGTGATCGGCGGCGGCACGTCGACCTTCGACGATCCGATCGCCGAACTCGAACGCACCATCGCCAAGGAGAAGGAGAAGGAGGAGCGCGGCGAGGACGACGCCTCCTCCTGA
- a CDS encoding ABC1 kinase family protein → MSDITRGSGRRNAKLASLPLGMAGRAVGGFGKRMTGKSKDEVNAELMNKTAEQLFSVLGELKGGAMKVGQALSIMEAAIPDEYGEPFREALTKLQAEAPPMPAATVHKVLDQQLGTRWRERFESFDDEAAASASIGQVHRAVWKDGRAVAVKVQYPGADHALKADLKTLSRMSGLIQRLSPGTDVKGMFDELIERTEDELDYVSEANNQRAFAKAFDGDPDFVVPKVVASAPKVIVSEWVDGTRLSKIIVEGTQDERNAAATKMTTFEVSSPARVGLLHGDPHPGNFFVLDDGRFGILDFGAIGHYPDGLPAKTGEILALARDKRYDELRDLMVETEFIRPTHADRVTADDLANYLQPYVDPLYSDTFHFTRTWLQRAAGQATDITGDVYKTSRNLNVPREYVMVFRVLIGCVGIAAQLNAEAPYRKIMADWVPGIA, encoded by the coding sequence ATGAGCGACATCACACGCGGTTCCGGCAGACGCAACGCGAAACTGGCCTCGCTGCCACTGGGCATGGCCGGTCGCGCCGTCGGCGGATTCGGTAAGCGCATGACCGGCAAGAGCAAGGACGAAGTCAACGCCGAGCTCATGAACAAGACCGCGGAGCAGTTGTTCTCCGTACTCGGCGAGCTCAAGGGCGGCGCGATGAAGGTCGGTCAGGCCCTGTCGATCATGGAAGCCGCGATCCCCGACGAGTACGGCGAGCCGTTCCGCGAAGCCCTCACCAAGCTGCAGGCGGAGGCCCCGCCGATGCCGGCCGCCACCGTGCACAAGGTCCTCGATCAGCAGCTCGGCACCCGCTGGCGCGAACGGTTCGAGTCGTTCGACGACGAGGCGGCCGCGTCGGCGAGCATCGGCCAGGTGCACCGCGCGGTCTGGAAGGACGGCCGCGCCGTCGCCGTCAAAGTCCAGTACCCGGGCGCCGACCACGCGTTGAAGGCCGATCTGAAGACGCTCAGCCGCATGTCGGGCCTCATCCAGAGGCTGTCGCCCGGCACCGACGTCAAGGGGATGTTCGACGAGCTGATCGAGCGTACCGAGGACGAACTCGACTACGTGTCCGAGGCGAACAACCAGCGCGCGTTCGCCAAGGCCTTCGACGGCGACCCCGACTTCGTCGTGCCCAAAGTGGTCGCCAGCGCGCCCAAGGTGATCGTATCCGAATGGGTCGACGGAACGCGTCTGTCGAAGATCATCGTGGAGGGCACCCAGGACGAGCGCAACGCGGCCGCCACCAAGATGACGACCTTCGAGGTGAGTTCCCCGGCCCGCGTCGGTCTCCTGCACGGCGACCCGCACCCGGGCAACTTCTTCGTCCTCGACGACGGACGGTTCGGCATCCTCGACTTCGGTGCCATCGGCCACTATCCCGACGGCCTGCCCGCCAAGACCGGCGAGATCCTCGCCCTGGCCCGAGACAAGCGCTACGACGAACTCCGCGACCTCATGGTCGAGACCGAGTTCATCCGTCCCACCCACGCCGACCGGGTGACCGCCGACGATCTCGCGAACTACCTTCAGCCCTATGTGGATCCGCTCTACAGCGACACCTTCCACTTCACCCGCACCTGGCTGCAGCGTGCCGCGGGGCAGGCCACCGACATCACCGGCGACGTCTACAAGACCTCCCGCAATCTCAATGTGCCGCGTGAATACGTGATGGTGTTCCGCGTCCTCATCGGCTGCGTCGGCATCGCCGCCCAGCTGAACGCGGAGGCACCGTACCGGAAGATCATGGCCGACTGGGTGCCGGGCATCGCCTGA
- a CDS encoding WhiB family transcriptional regulator produces the protein MSTPTLSQNTTGRQAVELPCQSANADLWFAEAPVHLEQAKALCQECPLRVQCLEVALENAEPWGVWGGEIFSAGAVVARKRPRGRPRKNPAA, from the coding sequence ATGAGTACCCCCACCCTTTCCCAGAACACGACCGGGCGACAAGCCGTCGAGCTTCCGTGCCAGAGCGCGAACGCCGACCTCTGGTTCGCTGAAGCCCCCGTCCACCTCGAACAGGCCAAAGCGCTCTGCCAGGAGTGCCCGCTCCGCGTCCAGTGCCTCGAAGTCGCCCTCGAGAACGCCGAGCCGTGGGGTGTGTGGGGCGGCGAGATCTTCTCCGCCGGGGCGGTCGTCGCGCGTAAGCGGCCCCGCGGCCGTCCGCGGAAGAACCCGGCCGCATGA